The Ensifer adhaerens genome contains a region encoding:
- the repB gene encoding plasmid partitioning protein RepB, translated as MARKNLIGITGDTTGNDAETALERAAARPIAGLSVGTRPVSAVGGITRSLSNITQKVERAQELERQLAEGLTIVDLDPALIDASFVVDRLEIGVDAQSALAAQIREHGQQVPILVRPHPDNEGRYQVAYGHRRLAAARELGGKVRAVVRDLSDEQLVVSQGQENNTRTDLSFIERSLFATRLEDRGFSREVIMSSLGVDKAALSKMISVVRRLPIALIEAIGPAPEIGRRRWFELAELLAQDGKAEAADVFVKDKKLQEAGSDQRFDALFAFLNTSKARARAISWVAPDDTTPVRIRETDVETTLSFNRKKAPGFADFVRQRLKSLYLEYQEETGD; from the coding sequence ATGGCCCGCAAAAATCTGATTGGCATTACCGGCGACACGACCGGAAACGACGCTGAAACGGCTCTGGAGCGGGCAGCCGCCCGGCCAATCGCCGGTCTCAGCGTCGGGACTCGGCCAGTAAGCGCCGTCGGCGGCATTACTCGGTCCCTGTCGAACATCACCCAGAAGGTTGAGCGCGCTCAGGAGCTGGAGCGCCAGCTTGCCGAAGGATTGACGATCGTCGATCTCGACCCAGCGCTCATCGACGCCTCTTTCGTCGTCGACCGTCTCGAGATTGGGGTAGATGCACAATCCGCTCTTGCTGCACAGATCCGCGAGCATGGACAACAGGTGCCCATTCTAGTGCGCCCGCATCCCGATAACGAAGGGCGCTACCAGGTTGCCTACGGTCATCGGCGATTGGCCGCTGCACGCGAGCTTGGCGGCAAGGTCCGCGCCGTTGTCCGCGATCTCAGCGACGAGCAGCTGGTCGTCTCTCAGGGGCAGGAGAACAATACCCGCACGGATCTGTCATTCATCGAGCGGTCACTTTTCGCGACGCGCCTTGAAGACCGCGGCTTCTCCCGCGAAGTCATCATGTCCTCGCTCGGTGTCGACAAGGCCGCACTTTCAAAGATGATTTCCGTCGTTCGTCGGCTACCGATCGCCCTGATCGAGGCGATTGGCCCGGCACCGGAGATCGGTCGCCGTCGCTGGTTCGAACTCGCCGAGCTTCTGGCCCAGGACGGAAAGGCCGAAGCTGCAGACGTCTTTGTCAAAGACAAAAAACTCCAGGAGGCCGGGAGCGATCAGCGCTTTGATGCGCTTTTTGCCTTCCTCAACACCTCCAAGGCGCGCGCCAGAGCCATCTCATGGGTGGCGCCCGACGATACAACCCCGGTCCGGATCCGTGAAACGGACGTCGAAACGACGCTGTCCTTCAACAGGAAGAAGGCGCCGGGCTTTGCAGATTTCGTGAGGCAGAGGCTCAAATCTCTGTACCTCGAATACCAAGAGGAAACAGGAGACTAA
- the repA gene encoding plasmid partitioning protein RepA, with protein sequence MQQKIQGHDEQEHLPTLLAADALELAHQLQQHQKKIFPPQAQKAMRLFSPAEAAAFIGIGEGYLRQVASEGHGPAPLSNGRRMYAVEDIERIRRVLDEGGKSGKYVPHRRGDEKLQVISVMNFKGGSAKTTTSAHLAQYLALRGYRTLAIDLDPQASLSALFGHQPELDVGEGETLYGAIRYDEPRPIADIVRSTYTANLHLIPGNLELMEFEHETPKAMMMGGAAETLFFARIGDVLAEIESFYDIVVIDCPPQLGFLTMSALCAATSVLITVHPQMLDVMSMSQFLSMTSELMSVVEKAGGRTSYDWMRYLGTRFEPNDGPQSQMTGFMRAIFGNRMLQNAMVKSTAISDAGVTKQTLYEVERSQFVRGTYDRAMDSLNQVNGEIEELIRQVWGRK encoded by the coding sequence TTGCAACAGAAAATTCAAGGTCACGACGAACAGGAGCATCTGCCGACGCTTCTGGCTGCCGATGCTTTGGAACTGGCGCATCAGCTACAGCAGCATCAAAAGAAGATCTTCCCTCCGCAAGCCCAAAAGGCAATGCGCCTCTTCAGCCCTGCCGAAGCCGCGGCCTTCATTGGAATCGGCGAAGGCTATCTGAGACAGGTGGCCTCAGAGGGCCACGGCCCGGCGCCCTTGTCAAACGGTCGGCGCATGTACGCGGTTGAGGACATCGAGCGCATCCGTCGTGTTCTCGACGAAGGCGGCAAGTCCGGGAAATACGTCCCGCACCGCCGCGGCGACGAGAAGCTTCAAGTCATATCGGTCATGAATTTCAAGGGCGGCTCGGCGAAGACGACGACATCTGCCCACCTTGCCCAATATCTGGCCCTGCGCGGCTACCGGACGCTCGCGATCGACCTCGATCCGCAGGCTTCGCTTTCCGCCCTCTTCGGCCACCAGCCGGAACTGGACGTTGGCGAGGGCGAAACGCTTTATGGGGCGATCCGCTACGACGAGCCGCGGCCGATCGCCGACATCGTCCGTTCGACCTACACGGCCAACCTTCACCTCATTCCTGGCAATCTCGAACTCATGGAATTCGAGCACGAGACGCCGAAGGCAATGATGATGGGTGGCGCTGCCGAGACCCTCTTTTTCGCGCGTATCGGCGACGTATTGGCAGAAATCGAGAGTTTCTACGATATCGTCGTCATCGACTGCCCGCCGCAACTCGGCTTCCTGACCATGTCGGCGCTCTGCGCTGCCACATCCGTTCTCATCACCGTGCATCCGCAGATGCTCGACGTCATGTCGATGTCGCAGTTCCTGTCGATGACGAGCGAACTGATGAGCGTCGTCGAAAAAGCCGGTGGTCGCACAAGTTACGACTGGATGCGCTATCTCGGCACGCGTTTTGAGCCGAATGACGGTCCGCAGAGCCAGATGACCGGCTTCATGCGCGCCATTTTCGGCAACCGCATGCTGCAAAACGCGATGGTGAAGTCGACAGCTATCTCCGATGCCGGCGTGACGAAGCAGACACTCTATGAAGTCGAGCGCTCGCAGTTTGTCCGCGGCACCTACGACCGCGCCATGGATTCGCTGAACCAGGTCAATGGCGAGATCGAAGAACTGATCCGCCAGGTTTGGGGGAGGAAGTAA
- the hutC gene encoding histidine utilization repressor, whose product MDTKQDRTVSNDQPGDAVDNQGQSLSLHQRILGDVEGRILSGEWPPGHRIPFEHELTEQYDCSRMTVNKALTELVKRGLIERRRKSGSYVTFPQVQSAVMEIHDVKLEVQSLGLDYSFQLDERKVRKVESRDVERLDLPTSARLLDVTCRHFAGGRPFCFEERLISLAAVPEAEAELFETAAPGSWLLGKVPWSTAEHRIRAVSANKLAAQALDISTGTACLVIERRTWSGRAPVTHVRLTYPGDRHELVAQFAPSPIG is encoded by the coding sequence ATGGACACCAAGCAAGACCGAACCGTTTCAAACGACCAGCCCGGCGATGCCGTCGATAACCAAGGGCAATCCTTGTCCTTGCATCAGCGTATCCTCGGGGACGTGGAAGGGCGCATCCTCTCCGGGGAATGGCCGCCCGGTCACCGCATTCCATTCGAACACGAGTTGACCGAACAGTATGACTGCTCGCGGATGACCGTGAACAAGGCGCTGACGGAGTTGGTCAAGCGCGGATTGATCGAGCGGCGACGCAAGTCGGGCAGCTACGTCACCTTTCCGCAGGTGCAGTCGGCGGTCATGGAGATCCACGACGTCAAGCTCGAAGTCCAATCGCTGGGGCTCGACTACAGTTTCCAGCTGGACGAGCGAAAGGTTCGCAAGGTGGAGAGCCGGGACGTCGAACGCCTGGATCTTCCGACATCGGCCAGGTTGCTGGATGTCACGTGCCGGCATTTTGCCGGCGGTCGTCCCTTTTGTTTCGAAGAGCGCCTGATCAGCCTTGCGGCGGTGCCCGAGGCGGAAGCGGAGTTGTTTGAGACCGCGGCCCCCGGTTCGTGGCTGCTTGGCAAGGTGCCATGGAGTACGGCCGAACACCGCATTCGCGCCGTTTCAGCTAACAAGCTGGCGGCGCAGGCGCTCGATATTTCGACCGGCACCGCCTGCCTGGTCATCGAGCGCCGCACCTGGAGCGGTCGTGCACCGGTCACGCATGTGCGGCTGACCTATCCCGGCGATCGCCACGAACTCGTCGCTCAGTTCGCGCCGAGCCCGATCGGATAG
- a CDS encoding adenylate/guanylate cyclase domain-containing protein produces MQMSSQAPSPSTEGESWPARRRSVLDWLIIETRNERFIDNILVEMCDRLQTVGVPVARATLHFRINHPQWLGARILWRKGLAEAEIDLYDYGTQNTAVYLNSPLYVINNGGTEVRMNLEALPEEQSQNSLYVDLKAEGLTEYIAWPLEHTLGKRHVVTFTTDRMGGFEDEHITLLSDLLPALALVSEIRLKNRFVRTLLETYVGPHASEQILAGATTRGSGVTVGAAILICDLRNFTKLSDLWPRDDVIELLNAYFDAMSEPIERHGGEILKFMGDGLLAIFPLSNANAAENLLQAIREAEAAIALLNKDNLEKGREPFGYGIGVHVGDVMYGNIGSRRRLDFTVIGPAVNIASRLESLTKETKRPVLLSRAFVELAGCASSMEHLGSYPVRGIGEPIEVFAFSGNGPAPVLRVVGE; encoded by the coding sequence ATGCAGATGTCTTCGCAGGCCCCCTCCCCTTCGACCGAAGGAGAAAGCTGGCCGGCCCGGCGCCGGAGCGTGCTCGACTGGTTGATCATAGAAACACGCAACGAGCGATTTATCGACAATATCCTCGTTGAAATGTGCGACCGGCTACAGACGGTCGGTGTCCCGGTTGCACGTGCGACGCTGCATTTCCGCATCAACCATCCGCAGTGGTTGGGCGCCCGCATTCTATGGCGCAAGGGCTTGGCGGAAGCCGAAATCGATCTCTACGACTATGGAACACAAAACACCGCAGTCTACCTCAACAGCCCGCTCTATGTAATCAACAACGGCGGCACCGAAGTTCGCATGAATCTGGAGGCTCTGCCGGAAGAGCAATCTCAGAATTCACTCTATGTCGACCTGAAAGCCGAGGGCCTGACCGAGTACATTGCCTGGCCGCTCGAGCACACGCTGGGCAAACGCCATGTCGTGACCTTTACCACCGACAGAATGGGCGGCTTCGAGGATGAGCACATCACCCTTCTCTCGGATCTTCTGCCAGCGCTGGCGCTCGTCAGCGAAATCCGGCTGAAGAACCGGTTTGTGCGAACGCTGCTCGAGACCTATGTCGGTCCGCATGCCAGCGAGCAGATTCTTGCCGGCGCCACGACGCGCGGCAGCGGCGTTACCGTCGGTGCCGCGATTTTGATCTGCGACCTGCGCAACTTCACGAAACTCTCCGACCTGTGGCCGCGCGACGACGTGATCGAACTGCTCAACGCCTATTTCGACGCGATGTCGGAACCGATCGAACGGCACGGCGGCGAAATCCTCAAGTTCATGGGCGATGGGCTGCTGGCGATCTTCCCGCTCAGCAATGCCAATGCCGCCGAAAACCTGCTGCAGGCAATCCGTGAGGCGGAAGCGGCAATCGCCCTCCTCAACAAGGACAACCTCGAAAAGGGCCGCGAACCCTTTGGCTATGGGATCGGCGTCCACGTCGGCGACGTGATGTACGGCAACATCGGGTCGCGTCGGCGGCTGGACTTCACGGTGATCGGCCCCGCGGTCAACATCGCCTCGCGACTGGAGAGCCTGACCAAGGAAACGAAGCGCCCGGTGCTTCTGTCGCGGGCTTTCGTCGAACTGGCCGGCTGTGCATCCAGCATGGAGCATCTCGGCTCCTATCCCGTCAGGGGCATCGGTGAGCCGATCGAGGTCTTCGCCTTTTCGGGCAACGGTCCGGCCCCCGTCTTGCGCGTGGTGGGAGAATAG